In Solenopsis invicta isolate M01_SB chromosome 13, UNIL_Sinv_3.0, whole genome shotgun sequence, one DNA window encodes the following:
- the LOC105198298 gene encoding uncharacterized protein LOC105198298 has protein sequence MEKVSLYDPEKDIVVDVYLSPEDILRAQRGSLYRWSTAAVLLLLDTYKTFEYKFSSGKCSQKKIWEEISDVLAEKGHMITGPQCAAKLRSLKKSYKSVKDHNSRSGSDRRTWQFYEIMDEIFSKRAWCSPIAVASSTGLSIKQDKGPTSDSSTENLVLKERSLNRKESSTSKENICNILKKRLIQKNEQEEAKAKRHKERMEMDEKFLQILIKISEKQ, from the exons ATGGAAAAGGTTTCATTATATGATCCAGAAAAAGATATAGTTGTAGATGTTTATCTTTCTCCGGAAGATATTTTACGTGCGCAACGAG GTTCTCTATATAGATGGTCAACAGCTGCTGTATTGCTATTGttagatacatataaaacattcgaatataaattttctagtGGAAAATgttcacaaaaaaaaatctggGAGGAAATTAGTGATGTTCTAGCTGAAAAAGGACATATGATCACGGGACCACAATGTGCAGCGAAATTGAGAAGCctgaaaaaatcttataaaagcGTTAAGGATCACAATAGTCGATCAGGCAGTGATAGGCGAACTTGGCAGTTTTATGAG attatggatgaaattttttcaaaaagagcTTGGTGCTCACCAATCGCCGTTGCATCATCAACAGGACTTTCCATTAAGCAGGACAAAGGGCCTACATCTG aTTCATCAACAGAAAATCTAGTCCTAAAGGAAAGAAGTCTTAATAGAAAAGAATCGTCAACATCTAAAGAAAACATATGCAATATTCTTAAGAAGAGGcttattcaaaaaaatgaacAAGAAGAAGCAAAAGCCAAAAGGCATAAAGAAAGAATGGAAATGGACgagaaatttcttcaaattttgatcaaaataaGTGAGAAACAGTGA
- the LOC120359338 gene encoding uncharacterized protein LOC120359338, which yields MENLGQIESIRDKIKSASRPAIQDESNEYRAKFEYSNNFNVGDLTSMCNVLGLCYTGTREELRVRVIRALMDVNSLVPKESQDEDGEEDDDADEDVSQHSDNSQGASHDNSDDQTDSDHSENRRREKRKRSKINFAVNFKDVEDSVRTFDGSDDYPVERWIADFEDTAMLFEWNSMQKLVFARKLLKGAAKTFLQSEGVVKNWKKLKTILEDEFSSKISSAELHRMLATRKMKKEENVQEYYLSMKELGSRGNIDKESVIQYIIDGITDEETNKVLLYGAKDFTDFKERLRTYEKMKLAQDRKTTKSKESAKNKEDSSKQVKKGAKESSTKTLICYNCGANGHKANTCKFKDQGKKCFRCNKFGHESSNCTVDNSKSKTSVETKTAVNLNIESNNSIERMCKEITINDVKINALIDTGSQLCLLREDIYSRLNSKDLLKSYIMITGIAQGKAKTLEEANTNIDLIIDKDVKETIDNLITSYEPKRCKSTNIELSIVLKDESPIYQRPYRTSIQEKEIIEKVVDEWVKEEIVEPCSSEFASPVLIVKKKDGSPRVCVDYRRINKVIVKDRFPLPLIEDQIDQLVEASIFSTIDLTNGFFHVSVAKENDLIIVSSDIKQGIEQLKLVLHIASEYGLEINKKKCQFMKTRITFLGYIVEAGRVYPSPEKITAVLHFPEPRNVKDVQIFLGLTGYFRKFIKSYSIIAKPLSDLLQKDDKPFNFDVAEKQAFDQLKELLGKSPVLEIFNPKLKTELHTDACRDGFGAILLQRNPNDNKLHPVYYFSRKTSVAEHCAALRQTMDKIKLCPKIARWATALEEYDKVIEHRSGSQIRHVDALSRYPVMNIVENSISVKIKEAQRNDSELKAIIEVLKHKAYDDYLLRNDVLYKYKDGQELLVPPKSMYYEVIQMAHDKANKKEGKQEGFLNPLEKVDLPLYIYHVDHLGPLESTHKNYNHIFAVIDSFTKRKKAVEYKLGNLVAIKRVQLGLGRKLRAKYLGPYKICKIKPNKTYDVKRIDTGEGPALTSTCAEYLKPWSNINNIIEGDD from the exons atggaGAATTTGGGACAAATTGAGTCCATAAGAGATAAAATTAAGTCTGCATCTCGTCCTGCAATACAG GATGAATCTAACGAATATCGAGCAAAGTTCGAATACTCTAACAATTTCAACGTTGGAGACCTAACCTCAATGTGCAACGTGCTTGGTCTATGTTACACCGGTACTAGAGAAGAGTTGCGGGTGCGTGTTATTCGTGCACTCATGGACGTCAATAGTCTCGTACCAAAAGAAAGCCAAGACgaggacggagaagaagacgaTGACGCTGATGAAGACGTCTCTCAGCACAGTGATAATAGTCAAGGTGCATCTCACGACAATTCAGATGATCAAACAGATAGTGATCACTCTGAAAATCGTAGACGTGAAAAACGGAAGAGAAGTAAGATAAATTTTGCTGTAAATTTTAAGGACGTGGAGGACTCAGTCCGTACGTTTGATGGAAGTGATGATTATCCAGTTGAGCGATGGATTGCCGACTTTGAAGATACCGCTATGTTATTTGAATGGAACAGCATGCAGAAATTAGTTTTTGCGAGAAAGCTTTTAAAAGGCGCAGCCAAGACCTTTTTGCAAAGTGAAGGTGTAGTTAAAAACTGGAAAAAACTCAAGACGATACTCGAAGATGAATTCAGTTCCAAAATCAGTAGTGCCGAGCTACATCGAATGCTTGCAACcaggaaaatgaaaaaagaagagaacGTACAAGAATATTACTTATCCATGAAGGAGCTTGGTTCACGAGGTAACATTGACAAGGAATCTGTCATCCAATATATCATTGATGGAATTACCGACGAAGAGACCAATAAAGTACTGCTATACGGAGCAAAGGATTTCACTGATTTCAAGGAACGTTTACGCACTTACGAGAAGATGAAGCTAGCACAAGACAGAAAGACAACGAAAAGTAAAGAGTCTGCAAAGAACAAAGAAGATTCATCAAAACAGGTGAAAAAAGGCGCTAAAGAGTCATCAACTAAGACATTAATTTGCTATAATTGTGGTGCTAACGGCCACAAGGCTAATACATGTAAATTTAAAGATCAAGGAAAGAAATGCTTTAGATGTAATAAATTTGGGCATGAATCATCCAATTGTACTGTTGacaattcaaaaagtaaaaCTTCCGTAGAAACAAAAACAgcagtaaatttaaatattgagtCTAATAATTCTATTGAGCGTATGTGCAAAGAAATTACTATTAACGATGTTAAGATTAATGCATTAATTGATACGGGTAGTCAACTTTGTTTATTACGCGAAGACATTTATTCCAGATTAAATTCTAAAGATTtgctaaaatcatatattatgaTAACTGGAATTGCACAAGGCAAGGCTAAAACTCTAG AGGAGGCAAACACTAATATAGATCTTATTATTGATAAAGACgttaaagaaacaattgataatttaattacgtcATATGAGCCTAAAAGATGCAAAAGCACTAATATAGAATTGTCAATTGTACTTAAAGATGAATCTCCTATCTATCAAAGACCGTATAGAACTTCAATTCaagagaaagaaattattgaaaaagttgTAGATGAGTGGGTCAAGGAGGAAATTGTAGAACCTTGTTCGTCAGAATTTGCAAGTCCAGTACTAATTGTTAAGAAAAAAGATGGTTCCCCGCGTGTATGCGTTGACTATCGCagaattaataaagttattgttaAAGATAGATTTCCATTACCACTTATCGAAGATCAGATTGATCAGTTGGTAGAAGCTAGCATATTCAGTACCATTGATTTAACAAATGGATTTTTTCACGTATCTGTTGCGAAAGAAA atgACCTAATTATTGTTTCGTCGGATATAAAGCAAGGCATTGAgcaattaaaattagtattgcATATAGCTAGTGAGTATGGTTTagagataaacaaaaaaaagtgtcaATTTATGAAGACTCGTATTACATTCTTAGGCTATATAGTCGAAGCCGGTCGTGTATATCCGTCTCCCGAAAAAATAACAGCAGTATTGCACTTTCCGGAACCTCGTAATGTAAAAGACGTGCAAATATTTTTAGGATTAACAGGATATTTccgcaaatttataaaatcctacAGTATTATAGCGAAACCTCTCAGTGATTTGTTACAGAAGGATGATAAGCCGTTCAATTTTGATGTTGCAGAGAAACAAGCTTTTGATCAATTAAAAGAGTTGCTAGGCAAAAGTCCTgtcttagaaatatttaatcctAAATTAAAAACAGAACTGCACACGGATGCATGTCGTGATGGCTTTGGTGCTATCCTTCTGCAACGAAATCCTAATGATAATAAGCTACACCCAGTGTACTACTTCAGTCGTAAAACAAGCGTTGCTGAAC aCTGTGCTGCTCTTAGACAAACAAtggataaaataaaactatgcCCTAAAATAGCGAGATGGGCTACAGCGTTAGAGGAATATGATAAGGTCATTGAACATCGTTCTGGTTCTCAAATACGGCATGTTGATGCACTAAGCCGATATCCTGTAATGAATATAGTTGAGAATTctatttctgttaaaattaaagaagcaCAGAGAAATGACTCAGAACTGAAAGCCATTATAGAGGTACTTAAACATAAAGCTTATGACGATTATCTTTTACGAAATgatgttttatacaaatataaggATGGTCAAGAATTATTGGTTCCACCAAAATCTATGTATTATGAAGTAATTCAGATGGCTCATGATAAAG CAAACAAAAAAGAGGGTAAGCAAGAAGGATTCTTGAATCCATTAGAAAAAGTAGATCTACCTTTATACATCTACCATGTGGATCATTTAGGACCACTAGAATCTACACATAAGAAttacaatcatatttttgcgGTCATTGATAGTTTTACAAA ACGTAAGAAAGCTGTAGAATATAAGTTAGGTAATTTAGTAGCAATTAAGCGCGTTCAGTTAGGACTAGGCCGAAAATTGCGTGCGAAATACTTAGGACCTTACaagatatgtaaaattaaaccaAATAAGACTTATGATGTAAAGCGAATAGATACTGGAGAAGGTCCTGCTTTAACAAGTACCTGCGCAGAATATTTAAAGCCTTggtcaaatattaataatatcatcGAGGGCGATGATTAA
- the LOC120359372 gene encoding uncharacterized protein LOC120359372, which yields MLSFSPHCSHKMQSLDVSVYGSLKKYLNTALDSWMLNHPGKTLSIYNIPGIIRDVLPLAATPSNIMAGFKKPGICPLNPNAFTDTDFALSFVTDRPVPPEQ from the exons ATGTTGTCATTTTCACCTCACTGTTCTCATAAGATGCAATCACTAGATGTCAGCGTTTAcggttctttaaaaaaatatctaaatactGCTCTTGATTCATGGATGTTAAATCATCCAGGCAAAACTCTCAGCATCTATAATATTCCTGGTATCATTAGAGACGTTTTGCCCTTAGCTGCAACACCTTCAAATATTATGGCAGGTTTCAAA AAGCCAGGAATTTGCCCATTAAATCCAAATGCATTTACTGACACGGATTTTGCTCTATCATTTGTAACAGATAGACCTGTACCACCTGAGCAATAG
- the LOC105198369 gene encoding putative nuclease HARBI1, translating into MRGFEESSSFPKTVGAIDGTHIRIDAPKENSVDYINRKGFHSIQLQLVCDHRTLITHCYAGHLGSVHDQRVFRQSERQWTPHSETD; encoded by the exons ATGCGAGGATTCGAGGAAAGCAGTAGCTTTCCAAAAACTGTTGGGGCCATAGATGGTACCCATATTCGGATTGATGCGCCAAAAGAAAACTCTGTCGATTATATCAACCGTAAAGGCTTTCATTCTATACAGTTACAG TTGGTGTGTGATCACAGAACGTTGATCACACACTGTTATGCTGGCCATCTGGGCTCAGTCCATGATCAACGAGTTTTTCGTCAATCAGAG AGACAATGGACACCTCACAGCGAAAcagattaa